The window TTGTCTGTACAAGTGCGTGTCTCTCTGTGTGTGTCTGTCTCTTGTGTTGTGTATACATCTTGATTACCCAAAATAAGACCACTGTATTCCGGTTTATGCTAGGAAGGgtgagctcttcttcctgcctAGACCAATGCTCATGcgtcctttcttctctttttctttttctttttctggagCATCGCCATTCATTGTAGTATCCAGGGAGCTATTCCTGTCCTTGAAAAAGCTGAAACTCCGCTTCGACATGGACTTGCTACCTCGCTTAGACCGATCAAGGAACCCAGAAGATCCgccttcttccttccttctgGCGGCCTCTTCGACGGCTGCAGACTTCTTGCTAGCTTCTAGCACTTTTTGTAGCTCATCTTGCTCATTCCTTCGAGCTTGTAGAGCTTTGATATGATCTTCTCTTCGCTTCTTGTCGTCTTCTTTAACCTGTTTCTCTCTgagtttctctttctccttttcagcttgcttggctgccttttcagcagcctcgcgctctttcttctctcgtttCAAGTCGTCCCTGGATTTTGTTTCTATTTTGGTAGCACTTTTGCCGGTGAGGCTAACACCTGACACGCCGACAAACGGCATCTCGGGTATTTTTGGTGATTCGATGATGGGCGAAGTTGGTAATGGCACTCCAGTAGCTGTAGCGGCATGTGCGAGAGTTGCTAGAGACTCATGCTCTGGCATTACAACAGGTTGTGTTACTTGCCGCTTCAGAGGTGCTGTATCTGGCTTGTCTCCGTTTTCATCTTGTGCTATATTAGCAGCCTGCGTCGCTAACTTCACCTCCTCCatcccctccctctcttgctcttcccTGACTTTCTCAAAGGTAGTTTCTTGGTAAAAGAGAACGTAGGCAGTCGCCATACCGGGCTTGTCGCCAAAGAAATTGCGCACAAAGTGCTTATCAACAGGCTCAACCATCTCATCATCGAATAGGACCCAACCGCGATCCTTGGTCTTGATGATGGAGACGTAGTGGCCATGATACGCGTTGCCACCTATGTGGACGACAACAGCATAGAGTTCATACATCCTATCAGGGTCCTCTGCGTCGTCTGTGGTGTTGAACATACGCAGATGATAGGGGTAGACAACACGGTGGAACAGTTTCTGGAGACGGCTATAATCCTCGGTGTACTTGAATCGCTTGAGGTGCAGAGTGAGTACTTTGGGCAAGCGTTTGACCTTCATTCGCTTTTCAGCCTCCTGCAGACCACCACAATGATCACAGTGGAATTTGTTCCGCTCACAGAGCATCTCTTCGGCCGAGAATTTTCGTAGACAAGATGTGACCGATGAGTGTTGTTCGAGATCAATGGACAGATCGAGGAAAGTCTCGTCTCTCTGTGACGCCGTCTCACAAGTCAAGCACTTCGTCTCCGAAGTCAGCACACCCTCAAAGATGTCGTGAACCCAACCCGTCCCGGGAGTGCGGTAACCAGTCATATTATTCATCAGCGCAGATCCCAAGGCGTTCTGTACCGACTGCGTAAGCTCAGCATTGCCTTTGATATCCAGCTGCTCCTGGATCTTTCTCGCATTTGCTTCGACATTAGCAATGACATCATTTAACACGAGGCCGTAAAATTCGTGGGCATCCTGGTGCATGGAATTCCGGAACATTTCGTTATCGCGCTTAAATATCTCGAGGAAACGCTGAGGACTCAGGACCCCTGTTCGAGTGCTGCTCTGAAGGACTGCCAGAAAGATATCTTTGAGGCCTGTGAAGGTGCATTCATCCATGCCGTACCCTACAGCATTTTCTTGCGCCAGCTCTAGGATTGGGCCTTTGAGCATggcctgcttctttttgtatTCAGGAGTATCTGGCTTGTCTTCAGGCTTGATAGCAGTTTGGCCGGGTGCGGGCTGGCCGGAGTTGATGGCttgtctttgttttgttgcttccttgttgctgatgcccttcttctgctgttgAGGTGGGGGTGCCGGCATTGGTGGGCGAATAGTGACGTTAACCTTTGGTCGACTGCCATTGGGGGTTCCGGATGGTGATAGCGACGGATAGTTGATCACGCTTTCTCGAAACAGATCGGAATAGAATAACGCCTGTACGATGGAATTACAATAGCTAGACAAGTTCAGTTAGTGGATACAGTGTTCTATGTTGATTGGGTCTGCAAGACGAAGCGAACCAGGTGTTTCCAAACTATGGCTCATGTTAGCATGGTGGCAGTCACACAAAAGAAGGGGGACCTAGTCCAGAGAAAATAAGGGATGATAAACATACGTTTTCGAAACCAAAGAACTTGTCAGTTCCATCCTCTCGTAAGGGGCCTGCAttcagcagcatcttctcgaGAGGGGTCAATTCTGGTAAGAtctcatccttcttcttgggtaCCACATCTTTGGTGGTTTGCGCTGTCGACGGCTGCAGGGTGATGGTTTGTTAGCGCGATTAGATTATTTCGGCACAAGTTGTGCCAGAGTTTCTTGGGCATATAGCGATCGAATTTGGGTACGGCAAATAAAAGACGGATAGGTGATCGTGGTGAAGGGTGGGAGAGGCATACCGTGCTGGCGTTTTTAATCTTGTTGAAAAATCCGGCCATGTTGTCGTATTAAGCATACAATATTCGATGACTGAGTATAGTAATGGGCGACGGTGGAGAGGGAAAAGCGAAAAGATAACGGTTCCAGCAGCCAGAGCCGCTCAACAGGCGCTCAACGAGATCGAGGGCGGCAGTCGAGGGTATTCATTCGAAGTATAGAGGCGACGGAGCAAGCTGGGGCGATCAAACGAACGGATCAATGGTCAACGCCACCTGACCAGCGGAGAGGAAATCTGTCGTAGGAGCGCCTAGCCTGATTGTACAGGCCTTATtgttttccccttcttcctcctgtTGATCTTGTGACGGGGAGGTGGGAGGCTGGATCAAGGCCCGGTGGTGGCGCTGCTTCGGTGGTCAAGAGAATGCGTCGGGAGAGAAAATCGAATCGGATTCGGCGCAGATAGAGTGGTCTGGGAACAGCGAGCGAAGGACGTGAAAGACGCCGCACCAGGTTGCAAACAAGGGCGAAGCAAATGGCGACCGAACAGCAGAGAGCAGGAAAAGCACGAGAGATGAGGCGATGCGGAAGAACAGGACGAGGATGTGTCAGGACGCGGAAGTGCAACTACGTCTGGCATGGAAGTGGTCCAGTTGGTTTCTGGAAACCCCCCAGCGCAGAGCCCGCTATCCGCGACTCACTCCAGGCCCTTTCCTCGGGGCCTCCCCAGCTCGCTGTGGGCCAGTGGGGACAGGCCGCTTGCAGGGCGCCAGGGCTGGCATTGGCCGATTGTGCAGCACCGCTTTTGCGCAGTACCTGCACCGCTACGGCGCACAAGGGACGGAGTACCTCCCATGCCCAGCA is drawn from Trichoderma asperellum chromosome 4, complete sequence and contains these coding sequences:
- a CDS encoding uncharacterized protein (MEROPS:MER0014642) is translated as MAGFFNKIKNASTPSTAQTTKDVVPKKKDEILPELTPLEKMLLNAGPLREDGTDKFFGFENFGNTCYCNSIVQALFYSDLFRESVINYPSLSPSGTPNGSRPKVNVTIRPPMPAPPPQQQKKGISNKEATKQRQAINSGQPAPGQTAIKPEDKPDTPEYKKKQAMLKGPILELAQENAVGYGMDECTFTGLKDIFLAVLQSSTRTGVLSPQRFLEIFKRDNEMFRNSMHQDAHEFYGLVLNDVIANVEANARKIQEQLDIKGNAELTQSVQNALGSALMNNMTGYRTPGTGWVHDIFEGVLTSETKCLTCETASQRDETFLDLSIDLEQHSSVTSCLRKFSAEEMLCERNKFHCDHCGGLQEAEKRMKVKRLPKVLTLHLKRFKYTEDYSRLQKLFHRVVYPYHLRMFNTTDDAEDPDRMYELYAVVVHIGGNAYHGHYVSIIKTKDRGWVLFDDEMVEPVDKHFVRNFFGDKPGMATAYVLFYQETTFEKVREEQEREGMEEVKLATQAANIAQDENGDKPDTAPLKRQVTQPVVMPEHESLATLAHAATATGVPLPTSPIIESPKIPEMPFVGVSGVSLTGKSATKIETKSRDDLKREKKEREAAEKAAKQAEKEKEKLREKQVKEDDKKRREDHIKALQARRNEQDELQKVLEASKKSAAVEEAARRKEEGGSSGFLDRSKRGSKSMSKRSFSFFKDRNSSLDTTMNGDAPEKEKEKEKKGRMSIGLGRKKSSPFLA